In one window of Ruminococcus hominis DNA:
- a CDS encoding AI-2E family transporter, with translation MDQSAEKEKDVTKKDDKVKEKEKKKSVENSGYYINRPKFGNNGPSKLKQQFSQGLTLLLVVIVCLLIYFALLRLERISNVIYLVLGILKPIIYGFAIAYLLNPIVKKVDEYLIPHINKHFPNSKKAAQISRGTGIFVAVVLLISIITALCNMMLPELYKSIWNMVSTVPSQLNTAVDQITKMMSKDTTTGQLFTNVLMQATDFIQNWMKTDLLEQVNVVMSNLTVGVINVVKELFNGIIGIIISVYVLWGKEVFSQQAKKIVYAIFKPNSANMILHLTIKSNEIFGGFIIGKIIDSVIIGILCFIGLSILKMPYALLVSVIVGVTNVIPFFGPYIGAIPSAILITLSNPIKGLYFLIFILILQQIDGNIIGPKIIGNSTGLSAFWVVFSILLGGGLFGIPGMILGVPTFAVLSYIVTMLINHNLEKKNLPIEASCYDELSYVDTDGTYVHSDRNEFKKYKGE, from the coding sequence ATAGACCTAAATTTGGAAACAATGGACCTTCAAAATTGAAACAACAATTTAGTCAGGGGCTAACCCTACTGTTGGTAGTTATAGTCTGCCTTTTGATTTATTTTGCACTTTTACGATTGGAAAGGATTTCAAATGTTATTTATCTTGTTTTGGGAATACTTAAGCCTATAATATATGGGTTTGCAATTGCGTATCTTTTAAACCCAATTGTAAAAAAAGTAGATGAATATTTGATTCCACATATCAATAAACATTTTCCAAATAGTAAAAAAGCAGCGCAGATTTCAAGAGGTACAGGTATATTTGTTGCGGTTGTTTTGTTGATTTCAATTATTACAGCACTGTGCAATATGATGCTTCCGGAATTATATAAGAGTATTTGGAACATGGTGTCCACAGTTCCGAGCCAGTTGAATACAGCAGTTGATCAAATTACAAAGATGATGTCAAAAGATACTACTACCGGACAGCTTTTTACAAATGTACTCATGCAGGCGACGGATTTTATTCAAAATTGGATGAAGACAGATTTATTAGAACAAGTTAATGTTGTAATGTCTAACCTGACAGTTGGAGTGATTAATGTTGTAAAAGAATTGTTTAACGGAATTATTGGAATCATCATTTCTGTTTATGTGCTTTGGGGAAAAGAAGTATTTTCCCAGCAGGCAAAAAAGATAGTTTACGCGATTTTCAAACCAAATTCTGCGAATATGATCTTGCATCTGACGATTAAAAGCAATGAAATCTTTGGCGGATTTATTATCGGGAAGATCATAGACTCTGTTATTATTGGAATATTATGCTTTATTGGTCTGAGTATATTAAAGATGCCATACGCATTACTTGTCAGTGTGATTGTAGGTGTTACAAATGTAATTCCGTTTTTTGGTCCATATATAGGGGCGATACCGAGTGCGATTTTGATCACTCTTTCAAATCCGATAAAGGGTCTGTACTTTTTAATTTTTATTTTGATTTTACAACAGATAGATGGAAATATTATCGGACCTAAAATTATCGGAAATTCGACAGGTCTGTCGGCTTTTTGGGTTGTGTTTTCGATTTTGTTAGGAGGAGGTTTGTTTGGAATACCAGGAATGATTCTTGGTGTGCCTACATTTGCAGTATTGTCTTATATTGTGACAATGCTTATAAACCATAATCTGGAGAAAAAGAATCTGCCGATAGAGGCATCGTGTTATGATGAGTTGAGTTATGTGGACACAGACGGGACATACGTTCATTCTGACAGAAATGAATTTAAAAAATATAAAGGGGAATAG
- the metA gene encoding homoserine O-acetyltransferase MetA: MPIRVQNDLPVKEILEQENIFVMDEYRAAHQQIRPISIGLLNLMPLKEDTELQILRSLSNTPLQVDVTFVRVSSHVSKNTSTSHIYKFYESFESIKNKKFDGFIITGAPVEQMPFEEVDYWEELKEIMEWTKTNVTSTLHLCWGAQAGIYYHYGIDKVMLSEKKFGVFPHHVRDRKIPLVRGFDDIFYAPHSRHTEVPLKELEADDRIRILADSDEAGVFLCMAEEGKQVFVMGHPEYDRMTLDTEYKRDCAKGLDIQIPINYYPDNNPDNKPNLLWRSHANTLYSNWLNYYVYQVTPYNLYGAPDFS, from the coding sequence ATGCCAATTCGAGTACAAAATGATTTACCGGTAAAAGAAATACTGGAACAAGAAAATATATTTGTAATGGATGAATATCGTGCGGCACATCAGCAGATACGTCCAATCAGCATCGGACTTTTGAATCTGATGCCATTAAAGGAGGATACGGAACTTCAGATACTGCGGTCGTTGTCTAATACACCGTTGCAGGTTGACGTGACATTTGTGAGAGTTAGCAGCCATGTTTCTAAAAATACTTCAACCAGTCATATTTATAAATTTTATGAGTCGTTTGAAAGTATTAAGAATAAAAAATTTGATGGATTTATTATTACAGGGGCACCGGTAGAGCAGATGCCGTTTGAAGAGGTTGACTACTGGGAAGAATTAAAAGAAATTATGGAGTGGACGAAAACAAATGTTACATCAACACTTCATTTATGCTGGGGAGCGCAGGCTGGAATTTATTATCACTATGGGATTGATAAGGTGATGTTATCGGAAAAGAAGTTTGGTGTGTTCCCGCATCATGTACGTGATCGTAAGATTCCGCTGGTACGTGGGTTTGATGATATATTTTATGCACCACATTCCAGACATACTGAGGTTCCTTTAAAAGAACTGGAGGCCGATGACCGTATTAGAATCCTTGCTGATTCAGATGAGGCAGGTGTTTTCTTGTGTATGGCAGAAGAGGGAAAACAGGTTTTTGTTATGGGACATCCTGAATATGATCGTATGACATTGGATACAGAGTATAAGCGAGACTGCGCAAAAGGATTGGATATCCAGATACCAATCAACTATTATCCGGATAATAATCCGGACAATAAACCAAATTTGCTGTGGAGATCGCACGCAAATACTTTATATAGTAACTGGCTGAATTATTACGTATATCAGGTGACTCCATATAATCTGTACGGAGCACCGGATTTTAGCTAA